The Devosia sp. A16 genome includes a window with the following:
- a CDS encoding RluA family pseudouridine synthase has protein sequence MQHISGEEQEWQLLVDAADAGSRLDAALARAVPVFSRNRIKDLILAGSVAINGRAVTEPKYKLRDGDEVTLVAPEPVDAEPTPENIPLDILYEDDQLIVINKPVGMVVHPAPGNYQGTLVNALLYHCGDSLKGIGGVKRPGIVHRLDKDTSGVMVAAKTEQAHNHLAAQFADHGRTGPLHRAYLAYCWGRTQQASGTVEAPLGRDPANRLKQAVRQDGREAITHYWVEARFGDDGWDITRIRCELETGRTHQIRVHMAHLGHPLVADMVYGSGFATKINRLPDAARAAVVALGRQALHAAELGFEHPVTGEEMQFEAPVPPDLEALEAAIEPFDRAFAR, from the coding sequence ATGCAGCATATTTCCGGCGAGGAACAGGAGTGGCAATTGCTGGTCGATGCCGCCGACGCCGGCAGCCGGCTGGATGCCGCACTCGCCCGTGCCGTACCGGTCTTCTCGCGCAACCGGATCAAGGACCTGATACTGGCCGGAAGCGTTGCGATCAATGGGCGAGCTGTCACGGAGCCCAAATACAAGCTGCGTGATGGTGACGAGGTCACCCTTGTCGCCCCCGAGCCGGTCGATGCCGAACCGACCCCCGAGAACATTCCGCTCGACATCCTTTATGAGGACGACCAGTTGATCGTCATCAACAAGCCGGTCGGCATGGTGGTGCATCCGGCGCCCGGGAACTACCAGGGCACGTTGGTGAACGCCCTGCTCTACCATTGCGGCGATAGCCTCAAGGGCATCGGCGGGGTCAAGCGGCCGGGGATCGTGCACCGGCTCGACAAGGATACCTCGGGCGTCATGGTCGCAGCCAAGACCGAGCAGGCACACAACCACCTTGCCGCGCAGTTCGCCGACCATGGCCGCACCGGGCCCCTGCACCGCGCCTACCTCGCTTACTGCTGGGGTCGCACCCAGCAGGCCTCCGGCACGGTGGAGGCGCCGCTCGGCCGCGACCCCGCCAACCGGCTGAAGCAGGCGGTGCGCCAGGATGGCCGCGAGGCCATCACCCATTACTGGGTCGAGGCCCGCTTCGGCGACGATGGCTGGGACATCACCCGGATCCGGTGCGAGCTCGAAACCGGCCGTACCCACCAGATCCGCGTCCACATGGCCCATCTCGGCCACCCGCTGGTCGCCGACATGGTCTACGGCTCGGGCTTCGCCACCAAGATCAACCGGCTGCCCGACGCCGCCAGGGCCGCCGTCGTGGCGCTGGGCCGCCAGGCGCTGCACGCCGCCGAGCTTGGTTTCGAGCACCCGGTGACCGGCGAAGAAATGCAGTTCGAAGCGCCGGTGCCGCCGGATCTGGAAGCGCTCGAAGCGGCGATCGAACCCTTCGACCGGGCGTTTGCGCGGTAG
- a CDS encoding IS30 family transposase, with protein MGTYYEQLSLDERSAIACLRAEGHSLGKIATRLDRPTSTISRELNRNSGVQVGYKPAYADEQARARRWRGSRLARQPVLRQFVLDRLAMGWSPEQISGRLTQGNSSMRISHESIYRFIYAQIRRTNRYEWRHYLPQAKSKRGWRRRPHRPMEHIKDRVSIDCRPAHVNNRRQCGHWEADLLHPRKSGAAILVVQERSTRFILLGKQPSKHAQLVVDRIKCWFGALPSQMRRSLTQDNGTEFFEHHQLNPGGIDTYFCDPHSPWQKGGVENTNGRLRRYIPRGTDPGSFSDEHLQGTRQPPQQYATQMPRLQNPSRGLLKTPVALEM; from the coding sequence ATGGGAACCTATTATGAGCAGCTCTCGCTGGACGAGAGAAGTGCGATTGCCTGTCTTCGAGCAGAGGGGCATTCGCTCGGGAAAATCGCTACGCGTTTGGATCGCCCGACATCGACGATCAGTCGGGAGCTGAATCGCAACAGCGGTGTGCAAGTGGGCTACAAGCCGGCCTATGCCGACGAGCAGGCCCGGGCGCGGCGCTGGCGGGGCAGCCGGCTGGCGCGTCAGCCGGTCCTACGCCAGTTCGTGCTGGACCGCCTTGCAATGGGATGGTCGCCCGAACAGATCTCAGGACGGCTGACGCAGGGCAACTCTAGCATGCGCATCAGCCATGAGAGCATCTATCGTTTCATCTATGCCCAGATCCGGCGCACCAACCGCTACGAGTGGCGCCACTATCTGCCGCAAGCCAAGAGCAAGCGTGGCTGGCGCCGCCGGCCGCACCGCCCCATGGAGCATATCAAGGACCGCGTCTCGATCGATTGCCGGCCGGCGCACGTCAACAACCGTCGTCAGTGCGGGCACTGGGAGGCCGACCTGCTGCATCCGCGCAAATCCGGCGCCGCCATCCTGGTGGTTCAGGAGCGCAGCACCCGCTTCATCCTGCTCGGCAAGCAGCCAAGCAAGCATGCCCAGCTCGTCGTCGACCGCATCAAGTGCTGGTTCGGTGCCCTGCCGTCGCAAATGCGCCGCTCCCTCACCCAGGACAACGGCACCGAGTTCTTCGAGCATCATCAGCTCAACCCGGGCGGCATCGATACCTACTTCTGCGATCCCCATAGTCCCTGGCAGAAGGGCGGCGTCGAAAACACCAATGGCCGGTTGCGCCGCTACATCCCGCGAGGAACCGATCCCGGCAGCTTCTCTGACGAGCACCTGCAGGGAACTCGCCAACCGCCTCAACAATACGCCACGCAAATGCCTCGGCTTCAAAACCCCAGCCGAGGTCTTCTCAAAACGCCTGTTGCACTTGAAATGTGA
- a CDS encoding thiamine diphosphokinase, with protein sequence MVIVGGGTVDFDLLRELYASGGHLVGADGGADQIVEAGLKPELIIGDFDSLKNPHSWLGKTRLMQIGEQETTDFEKALYSTRAPVTVALGMTGRRFDHTLAALDAVTKYAQKRKIVLVDEEDVALPLTRAFSFTVDPGERVSIHPLAPVTFWRSEGLKYPLDAVKLAPGVRTGTSNEALTGPFRIVPEEGVHAPYLLILPRKYLAELIAKLLLEKR encoded by the coding sequence ATGGTCATCGTTGGCGGCGGGACGGTCGATTTCGACCTCCTGCGCGAGCTCTATGCCTCGGGCGGGCACCTCGTGGGCGCCGATGGCGGCGCCGACCAGATCGTCGAGGCCGGCCTCAAACCCGAGCTGATCATCGGCGATTTCGATTCGCTGAAGAACCCGCATTCCTGGTTGGGCAAGACCCGGCTGATGCAGATCGGCGAGCAGGAAACCACCGATTTCGAGAAGGCGCTCTACTCGACCCGCGCGCCCGTGACGGTGGCGCTCGGGATGACCGGGCGGCGCTTCGACCACACGCTCGCCGCGCTCGATGCGGTGACCAAGTATGCGCAGAAACGCAAGATCGTGCTGGTGGACGAAGAGGACGTGGCGCTGCCACTGACCAGGGCTTTTTCGTTCACGGTCGATCCGGGCGAGCGCGTTTCGATCCATCCGCTGGCGCCGGTGACGTTCTGGCGCTCGGAGGGGCTGAAGTATCCGCTCGATGCGGTGAAGCTGGCGCCCGGGGTGCGGACGGGGACGTCGAACGAAGCGCTGACCGGGCCGTTCAGGATCGTGCCGGAAGAGGGCGTGCATGCGCCATATCTGCTGATCCTGCCGCGGAAGTATCTGGCGGAGCTGATCGCCAAGCTGCTGCTGGAGAAACGCTGA
- a CDS encoding YHS domain-containing (seleno)protein, translating to MSAWLALSFPVSAAALVDAIVTDPLTGVALEGYDPVSYFTEPEPVQGLADYEYQWGGAPWYFASAANRDVFMRNPEIYAPQFGGHCATSLSRGYLSDGKPRLYVISRMKLYLFYSVANREAFFQSEEASLQQAAEGWARLKGTLTGAEGSVADAVGKAADVVPADGESPQAAPH from the coding sequence GTGAGTGCGTGGCTGGCCCTTAGCTTCCCGGTAAGCGCTGCGGCCCTGGTCGATGCCATTGTCACCGACCCGCTGACCGGCGTGGCGCTCGAGGGCTATGATCCGGTGAGCTATTTCACCGAGCCGGAACCGGTGCAGGGCCTCGCCGACTACGAGTACCAGTGGGGCGGGGCGCCCTGGTATTTCGCCTCGGCGGCCAACCGCGACGTGTTCATGCGCAACCCCGAGATCTATGCGCCGCAGTTCGGCGGGCATTGCGCCACCAGCCTCAGCCGCGGCTACCTGTCGGATGGCAAGCCGCGGCTCTACGTCATCTCGAGGATGAAGCTCTATCTGTTCTATTCGGTGGCCAACCGCGAGGCGTTCTTCCAGAGCGAGGAGGCCTCGCTGCAGCAGGCGGCTGAAGGCTGGGCCAGGCTGAAGGGCACGCTGACCGGCGCAGAGGGAAGCGTGGCCGACGCGGTCGGCAAGGCGGCGGACGTGGTCCCGGCCGACGGCGAAAGCCCGCAGGCTGCGCCACACTAG
- a CDS encoding ATP-binding cassette domain-containing protein, with translation MLIAEHLRFAHPGATRQFDLSFVAKPGEVTAVSGQSGAGKSTLLDLVAGFLSPRSGSLTLDGRDLLPLPPEQRPISILFQSETLFEHLSAYQNLELGLPRGTTGRASKIEAALGEVGLPGVLRQRADTLSGGEKQRVALARTLLRDRPVLLLDEPFSALDDDTRATIRTLVKSLTERHGWITMLVSHHVDDVEALAARRYQLRDGLLFEG, from the coding sequence ATGCTCATCGCTGAACATTTGCGCTTCGCCCATCCCGGCGCCACCAGGCAGTTCGACCTGAGCTTCGTGGCAAAACCCGGGGAAGTCACGGCCGTCAGCGGCCAGTCCGGCGCCGGCAAATCGACCCTGCTCGATCTGGTCGCCGGCTTCCTGTCGCCGCGAAGCGGCAGCCTGACGCTGGATGGCCGCGATCTGCTGCCGCTGCCGCCGGAGCAGCGCCCGATTTCCATCCTGTTCCAGTCCGAGACGCTGTTCGAGCACCTGAGCGCTTACCAGAACCTCGAGCTCGGGCTGCCGCGCGGCACCACCGGGCGGGCATCGAAGATCGAGGCGGCGCTCGGCGAAGTCGGCCTCCCCGGCGTGCTGAGGCAACGCGCCGATACCCTGTCGGGCGGCGAGAAGCAGCGGGTCGCCCTCGCCCGCACCCTGCTGCGCGACCGGCCGGTGCTGCTGCTCGACGAACCGTTCTCGGCGCTCGACGACGACACCCGCGCCACCATCCGCACGCTGGTGAAATCGCTGACCGAGCGGCACGGCTGGATCACCATGCTGGTGAGTCACCATGTCGACGACGTCGAAGCGCTGGCGGCGCGCCGCTACCAGCTGCGCGACGGCCTGCTGTTCGAGGGCTGA
- a CDS encoding DapH/DapD/GlmU-related protein has protein sequence MTEANPARSAEGRQMFENLRRAVRLSARLSEIGFDDLEGLRAAFSELIGKPLDKRFMLIPPFSTDCGLNTTIGSNVFINQGCHFMDMGGISIGDDVMIGPKVNLVSAGHPTDPCERRNGIVKKPITIGNNVWIGAAATILPGVTIGDNAVVAAGAVVSRDVPANTIAAGVPARVLKRL, from the coding sequence ATGACCGAGGCCAATCCCGCCCGCTCCGCCGAGGGGCGGCAGATGTTCGAGAACCTCAGGCGCGCCGTGCGGCTCAGCGCCCGGCTCAGCGAGATCGGCTTCGACGACCTCGAAGGGCTGCGCGCTGCCTTCAGCGAACTGATCGGCAAACCACTGGACAAGCGGTTCATGCTCATCCCGCCCTTCTCCACCGATTGCGGCCTCAACACCACCATCGGCAGCAACGTCTTCATCAACCAGGGCTGCCACTTCATGGACATGGGCGGCATCAGCATCGGCGATGACGTGATGATCGGACCGAAGGTGAACCTGGTCTCGGCGGGCCACCCGACCGATCCGTGTGAACGCCGCAACGGCATCGTCAAGAAGCCGATCACCATCGGCAACAATGTCTGGATCGGCGCGGCAGCGACGATCCTCCCCGGTGTCACCATCGGCGACAACGCCGTGGTGGCGGCGGGAGCGGTGGTGAGCCGGGATGTGCCGGCCAACACCATTGCCGCGGGCGTCCCGGCACGGGTGCTGAAGCGGCTGTAA
- the rpoH gene encoding RNA polymerase sigma factor RpoH — MAQTNLPILSAEGGLSRYLQEIRKFPMLEPDEEYMLAKRYKEHQDPGAAQKLITSHLRLVAKIAMGYRGYGLPISEVISEGNVGLMHAVKRFEPEKGFRLATYAMWWIRAAIQEYVLRSWSLVKIGTTAAQKRLFFNLRKIKGQIAALDDGNLHPDQIKQIANTLHVTESDVVSMNQRLSGDASLNAPMRADEGTSEWQDWLVDDTPDQETTLGETEEFSERMGLLTNAMSDLNEREKAIFQARRLRDEPATLEELAQEYNVSRERIRQIEVRAFEKVQEAVQKAAHAKAREASL, encoded by the coding sequence ATGGCCCAGACCAATCTGCCAATTCTTTCGGCTGAGGGTGGACTCAGCCGCTATCTCCAGGAAATCCGCAAGTTTCCGATGCTGGAGCCTGACGAGGAATATATGCTCGCCAAGCGCTACAAGGAGCATCAGGATCCGGGCGCAGCCCAGAAGCTGATCACCTCGCACCTGAGGCTCGTGGCCAAGATCGCCATGGGCTATCGCGGCTATGGCCTGCCCATCTCCGAGGTGATCTCGGAAGGCAATGTCGGCCTGATGCATGCGGTGAAGCGCTTCGAGCCCGAAAAGGGCTTCCGCCTCGCGACTTACGCGATGTGGTGGATCCGCGCCGCCATTCAGGAATACGTGCTGCGCTCGTGGTCGCTGGTCAAGATCGGCACCACCGCGGCGCAGAAGCGGCTGTTCTTCAACCTGCGCAAGATCAAGGGGCAGATCGCCGCCCTCGACGACGGCAACCTCCACCCCGACCAGATCAAGCAGATCGCCAACACGCTGCACGTCACCGAAAGCGACGTGGTGTCGATGAACCAGCGCCTGTCGGGCGATGCCTCGCTCAACGCGCCGATGCGCGCCGACGAGGGCACCTCCGAGTGGCAGGACTGGCTGGTCGACGATACGCCGGACCAGGAAACCACCCTGGGCGAGACCGAGGAGTTTTCCGAGCGCATGGGCCTGCTCACCAATGCGATGAGCGACCTCAACGAGCGCGAAAAGGCGATCTTCCAGGCCCGGCGCCTGCGCGACGAGCCGGCGACGCTCGAAGAGCTGGCGCAGGAATACAATGTCAGCCGCGAGCGTATCCGGCAGATCGAGGTCCGCGCCTTCGAGAAGGTGCAGGAGGCCGTCCAGAAGGCCGCCCACGCCAAGGCACGCGAAGCCAGCCTCTAG
- the thiB gene encoding thiamine ABC transporter substrate binding subunit produces MRSFARFALAAVFCATALPVLAEDKPTLTIYTYDSFAAEWGPGPALKAGFEKTCGCTVEFTTSEDAISTLRKVQLEGAATKADLVVGLDTATSGEARATGLFAPHGLTLEGLSLPWTDAEFVPFDYGYFAFVYNKEKTPNPPTSFEELIALPASFKIVIEDPRSSTPGLGNVLWVQSAYGERAPEIWKGLKPHVLTMTRGWSEAYGLFLDGQADMVLSYTTSPAYHAVAEKDDKYAYAPFTEGFVAQVEVAGLLKTAKQAELGKAFLAYLVTPEAQKVIPTTNWMYPVIDIGDALPAAFGKPPEKVLPVDEAELAANGRTWVDAALAALQ; encoded by the coding sequence ATGCGCTCGTTCGCACGCTTCGCGTTGGCGGCAGTCTTCTGCGCCACCGCCCTGCCTGTCCTCGCCGAGGACAAGCCCACGCTCACTATCTACACCTATGACAGCTTCGCCGCTGAATGGGGCCCCGGCCCGGCGCTGAAGGCCGGGTTCGAGAAGACCTGCGGCTGCACGGTAGAGTTCACCACCTCCGAGGACGCCATCTCGACGCTGCGCAAGGTGCAGCTCGAGGGCGCCGCGACCAAGGCCGACCTGGTCGTCGGCCTCGACACCGCCACCTCCGGCGAAGCCCGGGCCACCGGGCTGTTCGCACCGCATGGGCTGACCCTCGAGGGTCTGTCCCTGCCGTGGACCGACGCCGAGTTCGTGCCGTTCGACTATGGCTACTTCGCCTTCGTCTACAACAAGGAGAAGACGCCGAACCCGCCGACCTCGTTCGAGGAGCTCATTGCGCTGCCCGCGAGCTTCAAGATCGTCATCGAGGATCCGCGCTCGTCGACGCCCGGACTCGGCAATGTCCTGTGGGTGCAGTCGGCCTATGGGGAGCGCGCCCCCGAAATCTGGAAGGGCCTGAAGCCGCATGTCCTCACCATGACGCGTGGCTGGTCGGAGGCCTATGGCCTGTTCCTCGACGGCCAGGCCGACATGGTGCTGAGCTACACCACCTCGCCTGCCTATCACGCGGTCGCCGAGAAGGACGACAAATACGCCTATGCGCCGTTCACCGAAGGCTTCGTTGCGCAGGTCGAGGTCGCGGGGCTGCTGAAGACCGCCAAACAGGCAGAGCTCGGCAAGGCCTTCCTCGCCTATCTCGTTACTCCCGAGGCGCAGAAGGTGATCCCGACCACCAACTGGATGTATCCGGTGATCGATATCGGCGATGCCCTGCCGGCCGCCTTCGGCAAGCCTCCCGAGAAGGTGCTGCCGGTCGACGAAGCCGAGCTTGCCGCCAATGGCCGGACCTGGGTGGATGCTGCTCTCGCCGCGCTCCAGTAG
- a CDS encoding DUF1134 domain-containing protein, protein MLDRMVYLILAAFVALTAATLVLTPTFSQAQEAQQGSLSDTFSGDELVDTGHQFFGSVAQGLASLVERAVSQFGLPNAYILGEEAGGAIFAGARYGEGTMYTRNQGEHPVFWQGPTVGLDFGGDGSKVMMLVYNLGSVSDVYGRYPGVDGSAYVIGGLGMTVIKYGNVVMVPIRSGVGARLGVNVGYLKFTQEPTWNPF, encoded by the coding sequence ATGCTCGACCGCATGGTCTACCTCATTCTTGCCGCCTTCGTCGCCCTGACCGCGGCCACGCTGGTGCTGACCCCCACCTTCAGCCAGGCGCAGGAAGCCCAGCAGGGTTCGCTCTCCGACACCTTTTCCGGCGACGAGCTCGTCGATACCGGTCACCAGTTCTTCGGCTCGGTCGCCCAGGGGCTGGCGTCGCTGGTCGAGCGCGCGGTGAGCCAGTTCGGCCTGCCCAACGCCTATATCCTCGGCGAGGAAGCCGGCGGCGCCATCTTCGCCGGCGCCCGCTATGGCGAAGGCACCATGTATACCCGGAACCAGGGCGAGCATCCGGTGTTCTGGCAGGGCCCGACCGTCGGCCTCGATTTCGGCGGCGACGGCTCCAAGGTCATGATGCTGGTCTACAACCTCGGCTCGGTGTCGGACGTCTATGGCCGATATCCCGGCGTCGACGGCTCCGCCTACGTCATCGGCGGCCTCGGCATGACGGTGATCAAGTATGGCAACGTGGTGATGGTGCCGATCCGCTCGGGCGTCGGCGCGCGGCTCGGCGTCAATGTCGGCTACCTGAAGTTCACCCAGGAGCCGACCTGGAATCCCTTCTGA